The following proteins are encoded in a genomic region of Amphiura filiformis chromosome 18, Afil_fr2py, whole genome shotgun sequence:
- the LOC140139629 gene encoding 5-hydroxytryptamine receptor 4-like codes for MDLPPTLRILNVIAISIVIIVILISNMATMVAFFKVRSLREKAVNLLILNLSCADFGMGLIRVYAYPTTAIRYWPYGKFGCQSFSFLSDLFASAGMITTVAISVDRFLLVSCAYPKYLKIQSRKRIMCIIGGIWLIGILLGTSEVLLWDKLTPAELRDHFDFSKNCRSPPKYNIAFTLLLFTVVIFGPLLAIEIFSIAFVVQLMRKLRKRVIVHASNSTSLSSQRPNTSVDVLETSVSTTVSRPQGHSNNSAASGMEPSGSYSMPISRNDPNKRYKKAAVVLGALVMVVNICTLPYVLYTIIISFFCPRCNNSNIRTMLGNLLYLNSAINPFLYAATMSKIRQFYKRVLCKCNWH; via the coding sequence ATGGATCTGCCTCCTACCCTGCGTATTCTTAATGTAATTGCCATTAGCATTGTGATCATCGTAATTCTCATCAGCAACATGGCAACAATGGTGGCGTTCTTCAAAGTACGTTCTCTGCGAGAAAAAGCTGTCAATTTGCTGATTTTGAATCTCTCATGCGCTGACTTTGGAATGGGCCTCATACGAGTTTATGCATACCCGACAACGGCAATCCGATATTGGCCTTACGGTAAATTTGGATGCCAGTCTTTTAGCTTTCTATCTGATTTGTTTGCAAGTGCAGGAATGATAACAACTGTAGCTATAAGCGTGGACCGATTTCTGCTTGTATCTTGCGCCTATCCCAAGTATCTAAAGATCCAATCCAGAAAGCGGATCATGTGTATCATCGGTGGGATTTGGCTCATTGGAATTTTGCTGGGAACCAGCGAAGTGCTGTTATGGGATAAGTTGACACCAGCTGAATTGCGGGACCACTTCGATTTCAGTAAGAATTGCCGCTCACCACCGAAGTATAACATAGCTTTCACACTTCTGCTGTTCACAGTTGTTATATTTGGTCCCCTCCTTGCTATTGAAATATTCAGTATTGCATTTGTTGTTCAGCTGATGCGAAAATTGCGCAAACGAGTTATTGTTCATGCTAGCAACAGCACAAGTTTATCATCACAAAGGCCAAATACAAGTGTTGATGTGTTGGAAACAAGTGTTAGCACTACTGTGTCCAGACCACAAGGACATTCCAACAACTCAGCTGCATCTGGTATGGAACCAAGCGGTAGCTATTCTATGCCAATATCTCGTAATGACCCCAACAAGCGCTACAAGAAGGCAGCAGTGGTACTTGGCGCCCTTGTAATGGTAGTCAACATCTGCACGCTCCCGTACGTATTGTACACCATCATTATCAGCTTCTTCTGTCCACGGTGTAATAACAGTAACATTCGTACCATGTTGGGGAATTTGTTGTACCTCAACtccgccatcaatccatttctgtATGCGGCGACTATGAGCAAAATTCGACAATTTTACAAACGTGTTTTGTGCAAGTGTAACTGGCATTGA